In a genomic window of Leptospira hartskeerlii:
- the rsmH gene encoding 16S rRNA (cytosine(1402)-N(4))-methyltransferase RsmH, with translation MGNELEPVHYSVLYREILAFFLSVFDKDRELLFLDGTAGEGGHSLLLLEQFPNSKLVLVDRDSIMLSRAQARLSAYSSRVIPIEANFSDLDSEFLNSFGVSNPPDGILLDLGISTFHLLHAGRGFSFRENEPLDMRLSSSGGISAEDVINTYPEKALSKIFYEYGEERWTKKIVEAILERRRHSRIGYSGDLAQLVSRVIPRKFWPPGRHPATRVFQALRIEVNQELLHIEVGVKKLLDLLAKGGLLQVISFHSLEDRIVKNLFRDYARGGEAKLLTKKPALPSDAETKENPASRSAKLRVIHKSLPTDTEDEEEEDEE, from the coding sequence TTGGGAAACGAATTGGAACCTGTCCATTATTCGGTGCTCTATCGGGAGATACTTGCCTTCTTCCTTTCCGTATTCGATAAGGACCGAGAACTCCTTTTTTTGGACGGAACAGCAGGAGAGGGAGGACATAGTCTTCTACTCTTGGAACAGTTCCCTAATTCCAAACTGGTTTTGGTAGATCGAGATTCGATCATGTTATCCAGGGCCCAGGCAAGACTTTCCGCGTATTCTTCCAGAGTTATTCCTATCGAAGCCAATTTTTCGGATCTCGACTCCGAGTTCTTGAATAGCTTTGGCGTTTCCAATCCCCCGGACGGTATTCTTTTGGATTTGGGAATTTCCACATTTCATCTATTGCATGCGGGAAGAGGCTTCAGTTTTAGAGAGAATGAACCTTTAGATATGAGGCTTTCTTCTTCCGGTGGTATCTCAGCAGAAGATGTGATCAATACTTATCCCGAAAAAGCTTTGAGTAAAATTTTTTACGAGTATGGGGAAGAGCGTTGGACCAAGAAGATCGTAGAAGCGATCTTAGAAAGAAGAAGACATTCTAGGATCGGATACTCAGGAGATCTTGCACAATTGGTTTCCAGAGTGATTCCGCGAAAATTTTGGCCTCCAGGAAGACATCCCGCTACAAGAGTTTTCCAAGCATTGAGAATAGAAGTGAATCAGGAACTTCTTCATATAGAGGTCGGGGTTAAAAAACTTTTGGACCTACTTGCAAAGGGTGGGCTCTTGCAAGTGATCTCTTTTCATTCTTTGGAAGATAGGATCGTTAAAAATTTATTCAGAGATTATGCAAGAGGCGGAGAAGCTAAACTTCTTACCAAAAAGCCTGCACTTCCTTCGGATGCCGAGACAAAAGAAAATCCGGCATCTCGTTCCGCAAAATTACGTGTCATCCATAAATCCCTTCCTACCGATACTGAAGATGAAGAAGAGGAGGATGAAGAATGA
- a CDS encoding UDP-N-acetylmuramoyl-L-alanyl-D-glutamate--2,6-diaminopimelate ligase has protein sequence MKLSELLDLFPNIKIISGSYTPDETFDFVRTDSRKLRPNDLFCLPDSSGDKGAEYAKASSSKYILIGSKLKIPKLESKIVLKSDLDPESLAGPIASVILGDPSSKLKVIGVTGTNGKTSLTHILAYLGESQGKSCGIIGTTGVKFKGILSDTGYTTPDPSSLQSILKEMYDSGVEYVFMEASSHGLKLGRTNGVHFKVGVFSNLTQDHLDFHPNMEDYRNSKALLFSSVALNPETFGVIDSDAPGGKDFRSVVESTSPNLKIFSLGRSSEEFEIHSEAFSLEKTSYQIRLSNAWGGDTEVSTNLLGGFNVRNTALAFVTALGLGWEKKSLLSALESIPQIPGRFQIYYSKDKSRMAVVDYAHTPDALENILRSIRESKPKELIALFGCGGDRDKTKRPKMAKIAQELADKVILTSDNPRTEDPEVILDDIQSGFYAGYSPMIREVDRAKAILYGISHLKEGGCLLVAGKGHEDYQIIGRDKRHFDDGEEIRRAFEL, from the coding sequence TTGAAACTTTCAGAGCTCCTTGATCTTTTTCCAAATATTAAAATAATATCAGGATCTTATACTCCGGATGAAACGTTCGATTTTGTTCGCACGGATTCCAGAAAATTAAGGCCAAACGATCTATTCTGTCTTCCTGACTCTTCCGGCGATAAGGGTGCGGAATATGCAAAGGCCTCTTCCTCTAAATATATATTAATAGGATCTAAATTAAAAATTCCTAAATTAGAAAGTAAGATAGTTCTTAAGTCGGATCTAGATCCGGAAAGTTTGGCTGGACCGATTGCTTCCGTCATTTTAGGAGACCCTTCTTCCAAACTGAAAGTGATTGGAGTTACCGGAACAAACGGTAAAACTTCTTTAACTCATATCTTAGCCTATCTCGGAGAATCTCAGGGAAAATCCTGTGGGATCATCGGTACCACTGGCGTTAAATTTAAAGGAATATTATCCGACACAGGGTATACCACGCCTGACCCGAGCAGTCTACAATCCATTCTGAAAGAAATGTACGATTCAGGAGTGGAATATGTTTTTATGGAAGCGAGTTCTCACGGATTAAAACTTGGAAGAACGAACGGAGTCCATTTCAAAGTGGGAGTATTCTCCAATCTCACACAAGATCATTTGGATTTTCATCCGAACATGGAAGATTATCGAAACAGTAAGGCGCTTTTATTTTCTTCCGTAGCATTAAATCCCGAAACTTTCGGTGTTATAGATTCGGACGCTCCTGGCGGAAAAGATTTTAGATCTGTCGTTGAGTCTACTTCTCCAAATCTGAAAATTTTCTCTCTTGGAAGAAGTTCCGAAGAATTCGAGATCCATTCAGAAGCATTCTCTTTGGAAAAAACTTCTTACCAAATTCGACTTTCGAATGCCTGGGGCGGAGATACGGAAGTCAGCACAAATCTTTTGGGCGGTTTTAACGTTAGGAACACTGCACTTGCTTTCGTGACTGCACTTGGTTTAGGTTGGGAGAAAAAATCGCTTTTATCAGCCTTGGAAAGTATTCCTCAGATCCCTGGAAGATTTCAGATCTATTATAGCAAGGATAAATCCCGCATGGCTGTGGTGGACTATGCTCACACCCCGGATGCTCTGGAAAATATTTTAAGAAGTATCCGAGAATCCAAACCCAAAGAGTTAATCGCACTTTTCGGATGTGGAGGGGATAGAGATAAAACCAAACGTCCTAAGATGGCAAAGATTGCCCAGGAACTTGCGGACAAGGTTATACTTACGTCAGACAATCCCAGGACAGAAGATCCCGAGGTAATCTTAGATGATATACAATCCGGTTTTTACGCCGGGTATTCGCCGATGATTAGAGAAGTAGATAGAGCAAAGGCAATTCTTTATGGGATATCTCACTTAAAAGAGGGGGGCTGCCTTCTTGTGGCTGGAAAGGGACATGAGGACTATCAGATCATAGGCCGTGATAAAAGACACTTTGATGACGGAGAAGAGATCCGAAGGGCATTCGAACTCTAA
- the mraY gene encoding phospho-N-acetylmuramoyl-pentapeptide-transferase — MFYFLYERFFQDLDSLRLFSYVTVRALMAGLTSMFLTFWFGGRVIDFLHGLKFRESVRDDGPKSHSAKSGTPTMGGLMIVSALVLSVLLWGNLRNSNIILLLTCAISFATLGFIDDYMKSVKKIKGGMRARTKFAVSVVLAAIFCGVFLYSTGEAPKGTTGKILFHLTDLFLPFVKGPIISWGYFAIPFSILVILGSSHGVNLTDGLDGLAGGTAGIVVGTLGLIAYVSGTPVAANYLNIPYLPHAHEYSVFLAALTGALIGFLWFNSHPAQVFMGDTGSLFLGATIGLTCVMLKKEILLIILGGIFVAESLSVILQVGSFKLRQKRIFRMAPLHHHFELGGVPETKVVIRFWIAAIILAIISLSSLKIQ, encoded by the coding sequence ATGTTTTACTTTTTATACGAAAGATTTTTCCAAGATCTAGATTCTTTAAGACTTTTCAGTTACGTAACCGTTCGGGCCTTAATGGCCGGATTAACTTCCATGTTCCTGACTTTCTGGTTCGGGGGAAGAGTGATCGATTTCTTGCACGGATTAAAATTCAGAGAAAGTGTAAGAGACGACGGACCAAAATCTCATAGTGCCAAGTCAGGGACTCCAACCATGGGTGGTCTGATGATCGTATCGGCTTTGGTATTATCCGTTCTCCTTTGGGGGAATTTAAGAAATTCGAATATCATACTTCTACTTACGTGTGCTATTTCTTTTGCTACCTTGGGATTTATAGACGACTATATGAAATCTGTTAAAAAGATCAAAGGTGGGATGAGGGCCCGTACAAAGTTTGCAGTTTCCGTAGTTTTAGCTGCAATCTTCTGTGGAGTTTTCTTATATTCTACTGGAGAAGCCCCTAAGGGTACTACCGGTAAAATTCTATTTCATTTGACGGATCTGTTTTTGCCTTTCGTAAAAGGACCTATTATATCCTGGGGATATTTTGCGATTCCATTTTCAATTTTAGTAATATTAGGATCTTCTCATGGAGTCAATCTGACCGACGGTTTGGACGGTCTTGCAGGTGGAACTGCCGGGATCGTAGTCGGAACTCTTGGGTTGATTGCATATGTTTCCGGAACACCTGTTGCCGCAAATTATCTGAATATTCCTTATCTTCCTCATGCTCATGAGTATAGTGTGTTCCTGGCAGCATTAACTGGAGCATTGATCGGTTTTCTTTGGTTCAATAGCCATCCTGCCCAAGTATTCATGGGAGATACTGGATCTTTATTTCTGGGTGCCACCATCGGGCTTACCTGCGTAATGTTGAAGAAGGAGATCCTGCTTATCATCTTAGGCGGGATCTTTGTTGCGGAATCTTTATCCGTAATCCTTCAAGTGGGTTCATTCAAGCTGAGACAAAAGAGAATTTTCAGAATGGCTCCTTTGCACCACCATTTCGAATTGGGAGGAGTTCCTGAAACTAAGGTGGTCATCCGGTTCTGGATCGCAGCAATCATTCTTGCGATCATCTCATTATCTAGTTTAAAAATACAATGA
- a CDS encoding peptidoglycan glycosyltransferase FtsW, producing the protein MKTIGRKFNDFWESPGSPFDLVLVGSVFFLLLFGICVMYSSSSVTAWREFQDSEYFLKKQLVWAVIGLVVFFFFANFPYKRLEKFALGGIIISVLLLVLVFIPGIGKSVGTYYGRNFHRWIGIGPYQLQPSEIAKLAVVVYLSSLIVKLKLKGNRDPKKFILPAILLLAVLILILAEPAFGTTMEILFVVIAFVFLFGFPIRNLLLVGLVSLPLAYLLISQVGYRRKRMEVWLDPYRFRYDEGHQLVTSFRAFLDGGWFGNKLASGYAHRYLTYSHTDFVLATYVEDFGFIGFLFFFALVMILLSRVYVLLKRVEDPFGFYLGAGLLFILGTQFVINSYVVTGLFPITGISLPFMSYGGSSLLVVLAAFGILVNITRKENIGV; encoded by the coding sequence ATGAAGACTATCGGGAGAAAGTTCAATGATTTTTGGGAATCTCCCGGTTCCCCTTTCGATCTGGTCCTAGTAGGATCAGTATTTTTTCTTCTACTCTTTGGAATATGTGTGATGTATTCCAGTTCCTCCGTGACTGCATGGAGAGAATTTCAAGACTCCGAATATTTTCTGAAAAAACAATTGGTCTGGGCGGTCATAGGCCTTGTAGTGTTCTTCTTCTTTGCAAATTTCCCCTATAAACGTTTGGAAAAATTTGCGTTAGGCGGAATCATAATCAGCGTTCTTCTTTTGGTTTTGGTATTTATTCCGGGAATTGGGAAATCCGTAGGGACTTATTACGGAAGAAACTTCCACAGATGGATCGGGATTGGGCCATATCAGCTGCAACCTTCAGAGATTGCAAAGTTGGCGGTCGTAGTTTATCTATCTTCTCTCATCGTAAAGCTGAAACTAAAAGGGAACCGAGATCCTAAAAAATTCATTCTTCCTGCAATCTTATTGCTTGCTGTTTTGATATTGATACTAGCGGAGCCCGCTTTCGGAACCACCATGGAAATTTTATTCGTGGTGATTGCATTTGTATTTTTATTCGGGTTTCCGATACGCAACCTTCTTCTTGTTGGACTAGTATCTCTTCCTTTAGCTTATCTTCTCATCAGCCAAGTGGGTTACAGAAGAAAAAGAATGGAAGTCTGGTTAGATCCGTATCGCTTTCGTTATGATGAAGGCCATCAATTGGTGACTTCTTTTAGGGCGTTTTTAGATGGAGGCTGGTTCGGTAATAAATTAGCCAGCGGATACGCGCATAGGTATCTAACGTATAGCCACACCGACTTCGTTCTTGCCACTTATGTGGAAGATTTTGGTTTTATAGGTTTCCTATTCTTCTTCGCTTTGGTGATGATACTTCTTTCCAGAGTGTATGTTCTTCTTAAAAGAGTGGAGGACCCTTTCGGTTTTTATCTGGGAGCAGGTTTACTTTTTATTTTGGGGACCCAATTCGTTATAAATAGTTATGTGGTCACTGGTCTTTTTCCGATCACAGGGATCAGCTTGCCGTTTATGAGCTATGGAGGATCCTCACTTCTCGTGGTTTTGGCGGCCTTCGGAATTCTTGTCAATATAACCAGAAAAGAAAACATAGGCGTATGA